In one Perca fluviatilis chromosome 7, GENO_Pfluv_1.0, whole genome shotgun sequence genomic region, the following are encoded:
- the rbm42 gene encoding RNA-binding protein 42 → MALKSGQERLKEMEAEMALFEQEVLGGPVPASGGPAVLEAGPVALSVPVVPAARAIIGTNTYRQVQQTLEARAASFVGPPPPVFAGPVPPIRPPMLRPAFVPHILQRPVGQRMPMMRGPPIAPPLPRPPPPPPMMLPPSLQAQAPQGAPQPIQHMSAAPQVRDMVSMVSSPPTRQGPPPPVKPTPSIIQAAPTVYSAPPAPAGHKRIDFRAQRQARMEELAARVAEQQAAVMAAGLLDKKESEDSSAVIGPSMPEPEPPHTEPVESATEDKKRSKSEKVRKCIRTAAGTSWEDASLLEWDSDDFRIFCGDLGNEVNDDILARAFSRYPSFLKAKVVRDKRTGKTKGYGFVSFKDPNDYVRAMREMNGKYVGSRPIKLRKSMWKDRNMEVVRKKQKEKKKLGLR, encoded by the exons ATGGCGCTCAAGTCCGGACAGGAGCGGCTCAAAGAGATGGAGGCTGAGATGGCTCT TTTTGAGCAGGAGGTTCTTGGCGGTCCAGTACCAGCATCAGGTGGCCCGGCTGTTCTGGAGGCAGGACCTGTAGCTCTTTCTGTCCCGGTGGTTCCAGCAGCGCGAGCCATTATAGGCACCAACACCTACAGACAG GTCCAGCAGACATTAGAAGCCAGAGCTGCTAGTTTTGTTGGTCCTCCACCACCCGTCTTCGCAGGACCAG TCCCTCCAATACGTCCTCCCATGCTGAGACCAGCCTTTGTCCCCCATATCCTGCAGAGACCCG TTGGTCAGAGGATGCCCATGATGCGCGGCCCTCCAATAGCGCCTCCTCTGCCCAggcctcctccccctcctcctatgatgctccctccctccctgcagGCCCAGGCACCCCAGGGTGCTCCTCAGCCCATCCAGCACATGTCTGCTGCACCTCAG GTCCGGGACATGGTCTCCATGGTGTCGTCTCCGCCCACAAGACAGGGTCCCCCGCCTCCCGTCAAACCGACACCGTCGATCATCCAGGCAGCGCCGACCGTGTACTCTGCTCCTCCTGCCCCTGCCGGACATAAAAGGATAGATTTTAGAGCTCAGAGACAAGCCAGAATG GAGGAACTGGCAGCGCGGGTTGCCGAGCAGCAGGCGGCGGTGATGGCGGCAGGTCTGCTGGACAAGAAGGAGAGCGAAGACAGCAGCGCCGTCATTGGACCCAGCATGCCTGAGCCCGAGCCCCCCCACACTGAG CCTGTGGAAAGTGCTACAGAGGACAAAAAGCGATCAAAGTCGGAGAAGGTGAGGAAGTGTATCCGCACTGCAGCAGGGACCAGCTGGGAGGACGCCAGCCTGTTGGAGTGGGATTCAG ATGATTTCCGTATATTCTGCGGTGACCTTGGTAACGAGGTGAATGATGACATCctggccagagccttcagcagATACCCGTCTTTCCTCAAAGCAAAG GTGGTGAGAGACAAACGCACGGGGAAGACCAAAGGCTACGGCTTCGTCAGCTTTAAAGATCCCAACGACTACGTCCGAGCCATGAGGGAGATGAACG GGAAGTACGTCGGCAGTCGTCCCATCAAACTGAGGAAGAGCATGTGGAAGGACCGCAACATGGAAGTGGTCCGCAAGAagcagaaagagaagaagaaactgGGCCTCAGATAG